In Deltaproteobacteria bacterium, the sequence CGCCGGCCGTCGCGCGATGATCCGCGCCTACGAACGGCGCGGCGACGAGCAGACCACCCATCCACGGTTCGGCTACCGGATGAGCTACCGCCGTCTCCTGGAGCTCGAGGTCCGCATCCTCGCCAAGGTCTTCGCCGGCGAGCTCCGCCACTACACGCCGATGTGGACCCGATGAGCGGCCGTCGTCATCTGCTCGTCTGCTACGACGTCCGCGAGGCCCGCCGCCTGCGCCGCGTGCATCGCGTGGTCCGGGACTTCGGCGAGCCCTTGCAGTACAGCGTGTTCGTCTGTCGACTCGACGCGACCACCCAGGCCGAGCTCGAACGTCGCGTGCTCGAGGTCATCGACGCGCGGGTCGATAGCGTCGTGCTGGTCGACTGCGGGCCGGTCGGCGC encodes:
- the cas2 gene encoding CRISPR-associated endonuclease Cas2, with the translated sequence MSGRRHLLVCYDVREARRLRRVHRVVRDFGEPLQYSVFVCRLDATTQAELERRVLEVIDARVDSVVLVDCGPVGATTRARLPGLRMLGAPTLPDLPGAVIC